The following coding sequences lie in one Pseudomonas syringae CC1557 genomic window:
- a CDS encoding CinA family protein has product MDEITWLADTLGGLLKDINAQVTTAESCTGGGIAEAITRIGGSSAWFEAGYVTYSNAQKTRQLGVPEALFAQVGAVSQPVVEAMVRGAQRESAARFAVAVSGVAGPGGGSVDKPVGTVWLCWGDGDTLIAQRHWFEGDRGQVRRQTVQTALQGLIKLARGEMPKQG; this is encoded by the coding sequence GTGGATGAAATAACCTGGCTTGCCGATACGCTCGGCGGCTTGCTCAAGGATATCAACGCTCAGGTCACCACTGCCGAATCCTGCACGGGCGGCGGTATAGCCGAAGCCATTACTCGCATCGGCGGCAGCTCCGCCTGGTTCGAGGCGGGTTACGTGACGTACTCCAATGCGCAGAAGACCCGGCAACTGGGTGTGCCTGAAGCATTGTTCGCACAGGTGGGGGCAGTCAGTCAGCCTGTTGTGGAAGCCATGGTACGTGGTGCCCAGCGTGAAAGTGCTGCGCGATTCGCTGTTGCAGTCAGCGGTGTGGCGGGGCCTGGCGGCGGTTCGGTCGACAAGCCGGTCGGAACGGTGTGGTTGTGCTGGGGCGACGGCGATACGCTCATTGCGCAGCGCCACTGGTTCGAGGGCGACCGCGGTCAAGTCCGTCGACAGACCGTACAGACCGCGCTGCAAGGGCTGATAAAGCTGGCTCGTGGAGAAATGCCAAAACAGGGGTAG